A stretch of Pseudobdellovibrionaceae bacterium DNA encodes these proteins:
- a CDS encoding aminopeptidase, with product MRARITTLALLVPLLAGCQINYLLKSAKGQLSLLTSGVAIEKALQDPAIEEEQKRKLRLAQEAREFGEKQLGLKPTKNYTKYVQLDRSSVTYVVSAAPAWELKAHQWSFPIVGKVPYKGYFTENEAKEEELELRAQGLDTYMRGVSAYSTLGWFQDPLLSSMLRAKDHDLVNTIIHESTHATLYVKSSADFNERLATFFGNQGAEAFYFAKEGPESPTVKQIRDENADEKVFADFISKELKDLEAWYKALPAEGRDPAQKIARIKQIQEKFRSDVQPGLKTDAYKRFPELELNNARLMVYKTYLGDLRDFQTVFDTIGGDFPTFIRLAHLLEKVEKPEATLKEWTGLSKEVLLAKLN from the coding sequence ATGCGCGCGCGGATCACCACCCTCGCGCTGCTTGTGCCGCTCTTGGCGGGCTGCCAGATCAACTATCTTTTGAAGTCCGCCAAAGGTCAGCTGAGTCTGCTCACTTCGGGCGTCGCCATCGAAAAGGCCCTGCAAGATCCCGCGATCGAGGAAGAACAAAAACGCAAACTGCGATTGGCGCAGGAAGCGCGCGAGTTCGGCGAAAAACAGCTGGGGCTCAAACCCACCAAGAACTACACCAAGTACGTGCAGCTGGATCGCTCATCGGTCACCTACGTCGTGAGCGCCGCGCCCGCCTGGGAACTGAAGGCGCACCAATGGAGTTTCCCCATCGTCGGGAAAGTCCCCTACAAAGGTTATTTCACCGAAAACGAAGCGAAAGAAGAAGAGCTCGAGTTGCGCGCGCAGGGACTGGACACCTATATGCGCGGGGTTTCGGCGTATTCGACGCTGGGTTGGTTTCAAGATCCGCTGCTTTCGTCCATGCTTCGGGCGAAGGATCACGATCTGGTCAACACGATCATCCACGAGTCGACCCACGCGACCCTGTACGTGAAAAGCTCGGCCGATTTCAACGAGCGGCTGGCCACCTTCTTCGGGAACCAAGGCGCCGAAGCGTTCTACTTCGCGAAGGAAGGCCCCGAATCGCCCACGGTAAAACAGATTCGTGACGAAAATGCCGACGAGAAGGTCTTCGCGGATTTCATCTCGAAAGAGCTGAAAGATCTTGAAGCTTGGTACAAGGCGCTTCCGGCCGAGGGGCGCGATCCCGCGCAGAAGATCGCGCGCATCAAACAGATCCAGGAAAAATTCCGGAGCGACGTCCAACCCGGCTTGAAGACCGACGCGTACAAACGCTTCCCGGAGCTGGAGCTGAACAACGCCCGCCTGATGGTATACAAGACCTATCTGGGCGATTTGCGCGACTTCCAAACGGTGTTCGACACCATCGGCGGCGACTTCCCGACCTTCATTCGCCTCGCGCATCTGCTGGAAAAAGTCGAAAAGCCCGAAGCCACCCTCAAAGAGTGGACCGGGCTTTCCAAGGAAGTCCTTCTCGCGAAGTTGAATTAA